One segment of Mesorhizobium sp. L-2-11 DNA contains the following:
- a CDS encoding helix-turn-helix transcriptional regulator codes for MDAYKNKMELVATIDPEIDKPVFRRPGFEGIKTLGEIDERIATFIRKAREDKDLTRAELAPLLGLSMQVYGRYERAFSKMHVTRMIHLCEILGFMPMEMLFSAAPHLWGRTPEEARDTMELAQQVVSLPHGTKRDLLALVKKMVALERAADGAAAETREEGRL; via the coding sequence ATGGACGCCTATAAAAACAAAATGGAATTGGTTGCGACGATCGATCCCGAGATCGACAAACCTGTTTTCCGCCGCCCAGGGTTCGAAGGCATCAAAACCCTCGGCGAGATCGATGAAAGAATTGCCACCTTCATCCGCAAGGCGCGCGAGGACAAGGATCTGACTCGCGCCGAGCTTGCTCCCTTGCTTGGTCTTTCGATGCAGGTTTACGGCCGCTATGAACGCGCATTCTCAAAAATGCACGTCACCCGCATGATCCACCTATGCGAAATCCTCGGATTCATGCCGATGGAAATGCTGTTCAGCGCTGCCCCGCATCTCTGGGGCCGCACGCCGGAGGAAGCGCGCGACACCATGGAACTCGCCCAACAGGTCGTGTCTCTGCCGCACGGCACCAAGCGCGATCTGCTGGCCCTGGTTAAGAAAATGGTTGCGCTCGAACGGGCCGCAGACGGAGCGGCGGCGGAAACGCGAGAAGAGGGACGCCTGTAG